The Paracoccus liaowanqingii genome window below encodes:
- a CDS encoding ATP-binding protein, with product MSNQSDGPIARTLVPRGLYARAALILFLPVVVVTLVVSVMFLQRHFEGVTRQMTASMSHELAFVARLIDSASSPEAARRAGVSVARPLELTLELPANPVAQDQRLFYDFSGRVVTQVLREALPRVLSIDLASDDKRVVVALEGPTGPYALSFERRRVSASNPHQLLVLMVATSLLMTGIATIFLRNQLRPIRRLASAAEDYGKGRMVPYRPQGAAEIRSAGTAFLDMRNRLERQNEQRKLMMSGISHDLRTPLTRLRLSLSMVSPDMPPDAEEIAAMEADIAEMSRMVDGFLDYARDEAQDRPPEQVSAVGFLETIVADAQRAGQPAALVQFEGDRAGMATCRPDMLRRALENLIGNAVRYGSRAEMDAALGPRSLRIGIEDDGPGIPEDSLDAAMRPFTRLDPSRRRNSAQGAGLGLAIAADVARAHGGQLRLGRGPRLGGLRAEIVIPR from the coding sequence ATGTCCAACCAGTCTGACGGACCGATCGCCCGGACCCTGGTGCCGCGCGGCCTCTATGCCCGCGCCGCGCTGATCCTGTTCCTGCCGGTGGTGGTGGTCACGCTGGTGGTCAGCGTCATGTTCCTGCAGCGCCATTTCGAGGGCGTCACCCGGCAGATGACCGCCAGCATGTCGCACGAGCTGGCCTTCGTCGCACGCCTGATCGACAGCGCCTCCAGCCCCGAGGCGGCGCGCCGGGCGGGCGTCTCGGTCGCCCGGCCGCTGGAGCTGACGCTGGAACTGCCCGCCAATCCGGTGGCCCAGGACCAGCGGCTGTTCTACGACTTTTCCGGCCGCGTGGTGACGCAGGTGCTGCGCGAGGCGCTGCCCCGGGTCCTGTCGATCGATCTGGCCAGCGACGACAAGCGGGTGGTCGTCGCGCTGGAGGGGCCGACCGGCCCCTATGCGCTCAGCTTCGAGCGGCGGCGGGTCAGCGCCTCGAACCCGCATCAGCTGCTGGTGCTTATGGTGGCGACCTCGCTTCTGATGACCGGGATCGCCACGATCTTCCTGCGCAACCAGCTGCGCCCGATCCGGCGCCTGGCCTCGGCCGCCGAGGATTACGGCAAGGGCCGCATGGTGCCCTATCGCCCGCAGGGCGCGGCCGAGATCCGCAGCGCCGGCACCGCGTTCCTGGACATGCGCAACCGGCTGGAACGCCAGAACGAACAGCGCAAGCTGATGATGTCGGGGATCAGCCACGATCTGCGCACGCCCCTGACGCGGCTCAGGCTCAGCCTGTCGATGGTCTCGCCCGACATGCCCCCCGATGCCGAGGAGATCGCCGCGATGGAGGCCGACATCGCCGAGATGAGCCGCATGGTCGACGGCTTTCTGGACTATGCCCGCGACGAGGCGCAGGACCGGCCGCCCGAGCAGGTCTCGGCGGTGGGGTTTCTGGAGACCATCGTGGCCGATGCGCAGCGCGCCGGCCAGCCCGCGGCCCTGGTCCAGTTCGAGGGCGACCGCGCGGGGATGGCCACCTGCCGCCCCGACATGCTGCGCCGCGCGCTGGAGAACCTGATCGGCAATGCCGTGCGCTATGGAAGCCGGGCCGAGATGGACGCCGCGCTCGGTCCCCGCAGCCTGCGCATCGGAATCGAGGATGACGGCCCCGGCATCCCCGAGGACAGCCTGGACGCGGCCATGCGCCCCTTCACCCGGCTGGACCCGTCGCGGCGCAGGAACAGCGCGCAGGGGGCCGGGCTGGGGCTGGCCATCGCCGCCGACGTGGCCCGCGCGCATGGCGGGCAGCTGCGCCTTGGCCGGGGCCCGCGCTTGGGCGGGTTGCGGGCCGAGATCGTCATTCCCCGCTGA
- the mfd gene encoding transcription-repair coupling factor — MSDQLILSGAPEGYDAALIAREALRPENRGAPVIHIARDDRRLAATRAALAFLAPQLPALDFPAWDTTPYDRVSPAPEIQAARMATLAGLAQGRVKGPFVLLTTLNAVLQRVPARKLVTGTAFAARVGDRIDEAALRDFLVRMSFAQSPTVTEPGDYAVRGGIIDIFPPGASGPIRLDLFGDVLDGARRFDAVTQRTTEKLDRIELAPMSEVILDEPSITRFRQAYRTEYGGGSSDPLYESVSAGRKTAGMEHWLPWFHDRMESLFDYLPGASVVLDDHVGQVIDARRKTIAEQFDARRAAMSAKGRADTVYKPVPPDAMFPTEAEWAAWLAPHRVLRLSVLQQPPGPGVLDAGGRPGRNFAPERQAEQINLFGALATHIKTLSKTHRVVIASFSDGARDRLSGLLTDEGLAGATPIADLRDLPQTPGSIGLTVWPLDEGFVADGAALGRIAVISEQDVLGDRLIRGAKKRRKAENFLKDTQTLSPGDLVVHVEHGIGRYTGIETIMAMKVPHDCVALEYAGGDRLYLPVENIELLTRYGHEEGMLDRLGGGAWQARKARLKERIKLIADKLMRVAAERLLRPAPVLIPEDHDWQAFAARFPYSETDDQLSAIEDVSDDLGAGRPMDRLVVGDVGFGKTEVAMRAAFIAASQGMQVAVVAPTTLLARQHYRSFVDRFRGTAITVRPLSRFVSAKDAALTRTGLSDGSVDIVVGTHAVLAKAIRFKNLGLLIIDEEQHFGVGHKERLKELRSDIHVLTLTATPIPRTLQLSLTGVRDLSVIGTPPVDRLAIRTYVSEFDSITIREALLREKYRGGQSFFVVPRLTDLPDVEHWLAENVPEISYIVAHGQLAAGDLDGRMNAFYDGSHDVLLATTIVESGLDIPTANTMVVWRADMFGLSQLYQIRGRVGRSKARAYAYLTTKPRVPLTPQAMRRLKFLGSIDGLGAGFNLASQDLDLRGAGNLLGDEQSGHIKEVGFELYQQMLEETIAKLKSGELEGTPEDEWAPQLNLGVPVTIPDSYIPDLDVRLGLYRRLAELTSKVELEGFAAELIDRFGPLPREVNTLLLVMRIKAMAKRANISRLDAGPKGVTVQFHMDKFPNPAGLVDFLSDERGSAKVTDNKVVLKREFTTDAERIKGAFAVARDLAAKVREGAARHAAKKAADKAGPKAVTRA, encoded by the coding sequence ATGTCCGACCAGCTGATCCTTTCCGGCGCGCCCGAGGGCTATGACGCCGCCCTGATCGCGCGCGAGGCGCTGCGCCCCGAGAACCGGGGTGCGCCCGTCATCCATATCGCCCGCGATGATCGGCGTCTGGCCGCCACCCGCGCGGCGCTGGCCTTTCTGGCGCCGCAGCTGCCGGCGCTGGATTTCCCGGCATGGGACACGACGCCCTATGACCGCGTCTCGCCCGCGCCCGAGATCCAGGCGGCGCGCATGGCCACGCTGGCCGGGCTGGCGCAGGGCCGCGTCAAGGGGCCGTTCGTGCTGCTGACCACGCTGAACGCGGTGCTGCAGCGCGTGCCCGCCCGCAAGCTGGTCACCGGCACCGCCTTTGCCGCCCGCGTGGGCGACCGCATCGACGAGGCCGCCTTGCGCGATTTCCTGGTCCGGATGAGCTTTGCGCAAAGCCCCACCGTGACCGAGCCGGGCGATTACGCCGTGCGCGGCGGCATCATCGACATCTTCCCCCCCGGCGCCAGCGGGCCGATCCGGCTGGATCTGTTCGGCGACGTGCTGGACGGCGCGCGGCGTTTCGACGCGGTCACGCAGCGCACCACCGAGAAACTGGACCGGATCGAGCTGGCGCCCATGTCCGAGGTGATCCTGGACGAGCCCTCGATCACCCGGTTCCGGCAGGCCTATCGCACCGAATATGGCGGCGGCAGCAGCGATCCCCTGTACGAAAGCGTCAGCGCGGGCCGCAAGACCGCCGGGATGGAACATTGGCTGCCCTGGTTCCATGACCGGATGGAGAGCCTGTTCGACTACCTGCCCGGCGCCTCGGTGGTGCTGGACGACCATGTGGGCCAGGTGATCGACGCGCGGCGCAAGACCATCGCCGAACAGTTCGACGCCCGCCGCGCGGCCATGTCCGCCAAGGGCCGTGCCGACACGGTCTACAAGCCCGTGCCGCCCGACGCGATGTTTCCGACCGAGGCCGAATGGGCGGCTTGGCTGGCCCCGCACCGGGTGCTGCGCCTTTCGGTGCTGCAGCAGCCGCCCGGGCCGGGCGTGCTGGATGCGGGCGGGCGCCCGGGCCGCAACTTCGCGCCCGAGCGGCAGGCCGAGCAGATCAACCTGTTCGGCGCGCTTGCCACCCATATCAAGACGCTGTCCAAGACCCACCGCGTGGTCATCGCCAGCTTCTCGGACGGCGCCCGCGACCGGTTGTCGGGCCTTCTGACGGACGAGGGGCTGGCGGGCGCGACCCCCATCGCCGATCTGCGCGACCTGCCCCAGACCCCCGGGTCCATCGGGCTGACCGTCTGGCCGCTGGACGAAGGCTTCGTGGCCGACGGTGCGGCGCTTGGCAGGATCGCGGTCATCTCGGAACAGGACGTGCTGGGCGACCGGCTGATCCGGGGCGCCAAGAAGCGCCGCAAGGCCGAGAATTTCCTCAAGGACACCCAGACCCTCAGCCCCGGCGATCTGGTCGTGCATGTCGAACACGGCATCGGCCGCTATACCGGCATCGAGACGATCATGGCGATGAAGGTGCCGCATGACTGCGTGGCGCTGGAATATGCGGGCGGCGACCGGCTGTACCTGCCGGTCGAGAACATCGAGCTGCTGACCCGCTATGGCCACGAGGAGGGCATGCTGGACCGCCTTGGCGGCGGCGCATGGCAGGCCCGCAAGGCGCGCCTCAAGGAACGCATCAAGCTGATCGCCGACAAGCTGATGCGGGTGGCCGCCGAACGCCTGCTGCGTCCCGCCCCGGTGCTGATCCCCGAGGATCACGACTGGCAGGCCTTCGCCGCGCGCTTCCCCTACAGCGAAACCGACGACCAGCTGTCGGCCATCGAGGACGTCTCGGACGATCTGGGCGCGGGCCGCCCGATGGACCGTCTGGTCGTGGGCGACGTGGGCTTCGGCAAGACCGAGGTCGCCATGCGCGCAGCCTTCATCGCCGCGAGCCAAGGCATGCAGGTGGCCGTGGTGGCGCCGACGACCCTGCTGGCGCGCCAGCATTATCGCAGCTTCGTGGACCGCTTCCGCGGCACGGCGATCACCGTGCGCCCGCTGTCGCGCTTCGTCAGCGCCAAGGATGCGGCCCTGACCCGCACCGGCCTGTCCGATGGCAGCGTCGACATCGTCGTGGGCACCCATGCCGTGCTGGCCAAGGCCATCCGCTTCAAGAACCTCGGCCTGCTGATCATCGACGAGGAGCAGCATTTCGGCGTGGGCCACAAGGAACGGCTGAAGGAGCTGCGCTCCGACATCCACGTCCTGACCCTGACCGCCACGCCCATCCCCCGCACGTTGCAGCTGTCGCTGACCGGCGTGCGCGACCTGTCGGTGATCGGCACGCCCCCGGTCGACCGTCTGGCGATCCGCACCTATGTCAGCGAGTTCGACAGCATCACCATCCGCGAGGCGCTGCTGCGCGAGAAATATCGCGGCGGGCAGTCATTCTTTGTCGTCCCGCGCCTGACTGACCTGCCCGATGTGGAACACTGGCTGGCCGAGAACGTCCCCGAGATCAGCTATATCGTGGCCCATGGCCAGCTGGCGGCGGGCGATCTGGACGGGCGCATGAACGCCTTCTACGACGGCAGCCATGACGTGCTGCTGGCCACGACCATCGTCGAATCAGGGCTGGACATCCCGACCGCCAACACAATGGTCGTCTGGCGCGCCGACATGTTCGGGCTGTCGCAGCTCTATCAGATCCGGGGCCGGGTGGGGCGGTCCAAGGCGCGCGCCTATGCCTATCTGACCACCAAGCCGCGCGTGCCCCTGACCCCGCAGGCGATGCGGCGGCTGAAGTTCCTGGGCAGCATCGACGGACTGGGGGCGGGGTTCAATCTGGCATCCCAGGATCTGGATCTGCGCGGCGCGGGCAACCTGCTGGGCGATGAGCAGTCCGGCCATATCAAAGAGGTCGGGTTCGAACTGTACCAGCAGATGCTGGAGGAAACGATCGCCAAGCTGAAATCCGGAGAGCTGGAGGGCACGCCCGAGGATGAATGGGCGCCCCAGCTGAACCTGGGCGTGCCGGTGACCATTCCCGACAGCTACATCCCCGATCTGGACGTGCGGCTTGGCCTCTATCGTCGTCTGGCCGAGCTGACCAGCAAGGTCGAGCTGGAAGGCTTTGCCGCCGAGCTGATCGACCGCTTCGGCCCGCTGCCGCGCGAGGTGAACACTCTGCTGCTGGTCATGCGCATCAAGGCGATGGCCAAGCGGGCCAACATCTCGCGCCTCGATGCCGGGCCCAAGGGCGTCACGGTGCAGTTCCACATGGACAAGTTCCCCAACCCCGCCGGGCTGGTCGATTTCCTGTCCGACGAGCGCGGCTCGGCCAAGGTCACCGACAACAAGGTGGTCCTCAAGCGCGAGTTCACCACGGACGCGGAACGGATCAAGGGCGCCTTCGCGGTGGCCCGCGACCTGGCCGCCAAGGTGCGCGAGGGCGCGGCCCGGCATGCCGCGAAGAAGGCCGCCGACAAGGCCGGACCCAAGGCCGTCACCCGGGCATGA
- the hemB gene encoding porphobilinogen synthase encodes MASPIIAPFPATRLRRLRRTANIRAMVSERNLTPANLIWPIFVTEVAGAEGEIASMPGVERLTLDGAKRAAERAARLNIPAICIFPHSDQSSRTEDCARAWDPDNIGNLAIRAIKETVPDLVVMTDIALDPYNANGHDGLVVDGEILNDETVEALVRMALIQAECGADILGPSDMMDGRIAALRAALEREGHQHVAILSYAAKFASAFYGPFRDAVGASGRLVGDKKTYQINPANRGEAIRCVARDLAEGADMVMVKPGMPYLDICRAVKDEFGAPTFAYQVSGEYAMIEGAIRNGWLSRDAMVESLLSFRRAGCDGVLSYFAPTVAEMLA; translated from the coding sequence ATGGCCAGTCCGATCATCGCCCCCTTCCCCGCCACGCGCCTGCGCCGGTTGCGCCGCACCGCCAATATCCGCGCCATGGTGTCCGAGCGAAACCTGACCCCCGCCAACCTGATCTGGCCGATCTTCGTGACCGAGGTCGCGGGGGCGGAAGGCGAGATCGCCTCGATGCCCGGCGTGGAACGGCTGACGCTGGACGGGGCCAAGCGGGCCGCCGAACGCGCGGCGCGGCTGAACATCCCCGCCATCTGCATTTTTCCCCATTCCGACCAGTCCAGCCGGACCGAGGATTGCGCCCGTGCCTGGGACCCCGACAATATCGGCAACCTCGCCATCCGCGCTATCAAGGAGACCGTCCCCGATCTGGTGGTGATGACCGATATCGCACTGGACCCCTATAACGCCAACGGCCATGACGGGCTGGTCGTCGATGGTGAGATCCTGAACGACGAGACCGTCGAGGCGCTGGTCCGCATGGCCTTGATCCAGGCCGAATGCGGCGCCGACATCCTGGGGCCAAGCGACATGATGGACGGTCGTATCGCCGCCCTGCGCGCCGCGCTGGAACGCGAGGGGCATCAGCACGTGGCGATTCTGTCCTATGCCGCCAAGTTCGCATCGGCCTTCTATGGCCCGTTCCGCGATGCGGTCGGTGCCTCGGGGCGGCTGGTAGGCGACAAGAAGACCTATCAGATCAACCCCGCCAACCGGGGCGAGGCGATCCGCTGCGTCGCCCGCGATCTGGCCGAGGGCGCCGACATGGTCATGGTGAAGCCCGGCATGCCCTATCTGGACATCTGCCGCGCGGTCAAGGACGAGTTCGGCGCCCCCACCTTCGCCTATCAGGTCAGCGGCGAATACGCGATGATCGAAGGCGCGATCCGCAACGGCTGGCTGTCGCGCGATGCGATGGTGGAAAGCCTTCTGAGCTTCCGGCGGGCAGGCTGCGATGGGGTGCTGAGCTATTTCGCGCCCACCGTCGCCGAGATGCTGGCGTGA
- the lon gene encoding endopeptidase La — translation MTEFTTQTYPVLPLRDIVVFPHMIVPLFVGREKSVRALEAVMESDSPILLAAQMDAAVDEPTEEGIYRGGVLANVLQLLKLPDGTVKVLVEGRERVHITEFVPHDDHFMATAIALEETTGDEATVTALVHTVSEEFERYVKVRKNIPDEVVTAVSEATEPGKLADLVAGHMGIDLDRKQDLLDTLEISARLEKIYGHMQGEMSVLQVEKKIKSRVKTQMEKTQREYYLNEQMKAIQKELGDGEDGQNELAELEEKISATKFSKEAREKADSELKKLKSMSPMSAEATVSRNYLDWLLALPWGVKSRTRKDLGRAEAILDEDHYGLDKVKERIVEYLAVQARSTKLRGPILTLVGPPGVGKTSLGRSIAKATGREFIRISLGGVRDESEIRGHRRTYIGSMPGKIIQALKKAKTTNPLILLDEIDKMGQDFRGDPASAMLEVLDPEQNSTFVDHYLEVEYDLSNVMFVTTANSYNMPGPLLDRMEIIPLSGYTEDEKREIARGHLLDKQTKANGLRKGEFSVTDAALTHMIRYYTREAGVRSLEREIAKLARKAVTEILKGKVTSVEVTPEKAEEYLGVRRHRYGLAEKEDQVGVVTGLAWTSVGGDLLQIEALRLPGKGRMKTTGTLGDVMKESIDAANSFVRSVAPEIGVRPPEFDKRDIHVHVPEGATPKDGPSAGVAMVTSVVSVMTGIPVRKDVAMTGEVTLRGHVLAIGGLKEKLLAALRGGIKTVLIPQDNEKDLVEIPDNVKEGLTIIPVSNVREVLRHALVRQPVAVEWDEAAEEAAEAARISGQRPNDGAGSAVAH, via the coding sequence ATGACGGAATTCACCACCCAGACCTACCCGGTGCTGCCCTTGCGGGATATCGTCGTCTTCCCGCACATGATCGTGCCCCTCTTCGTGGGACGCGAGAAATCCGTGCGCGCGCTGGAGGCGGTGATGGAATCGGACAGCCCGATCCTTCTGGCCGCGCAGATGGATGCGGCGGTGGACGAACCCACCGAGGAAGGCATCTATCGCGGCGGCGTGCTGGCCAATGTGCTGCAGCTGCTCAAGCTGCCCGACGGCACCGTCAAGGTGTTGGTCGAGGGCCGCGAGCGGGTGCACATCACCGAATTCGTGCCCCATGACGATCACTTCATGGCGACCGCCATCGCGCTGGAGGAGACCACCGGCGACGAGGCGACCGTGACCGCGCTGGTCCACACCGTGTCCGAGGAATTCGAGCGCTACGTCAAGGTGCGCAAGAACATCCCCGACGAGGTCGTGACCGCCGTGTCCGAGGCGACCGAGCCCGGCAAGCTGGCCGATCTGGTCGCGGGCCACATGGGCATCGATCTGGACCGCAAGCAGGACCTGCTGGACACGCTGGAGATCTCGGCGCGTCTGGAGAAGATCTACGGCCACATGCAGGGCGAGATGTCGGTCCTGCAGGTCGAGAAGAAGATCAAGTCGCGCGTCAAGACCCAGATGGAGAAGACGCAGCGCGAATACTATCTGAACGAACAGATGAAGGCGATCCAGAAGGAACTGGGCGACGGCGAGGACGGCCAGAACGAACTGGCCGAACTGGAAGAGAAGATCTCGGCCACCAAGTTCAGCAAGGAGGCCCGCGAAAAGGCCGACAGCGAGCTGAAGAAGCTGAAATCCATGTCGCCCATGTCCGCCGAGGCGACGGTCAGCCGCAACTACCTCGACTGGCTGCTGGCGCTGCCGTGGGGCGTGAAGTCGCGCACCCGCAAGGATCTGGGCCGGGCCGAGGCGATCCTCGACGAGGATCACTACGGTCTGGACAAGGTCAAGGAACGCATCGTCGAATACCTGGCCGTGCAGGCCCGCAGCACCAAGCTGAGGGGCCCGATCCTGACGCTGGTCGGTCCTCCGGGCGTGGGCAAGACCTCGCTCGGCCGGTCCATCGCCAAGGCGACGGGGCGCGAGTTCATCCGCATCTCGCTTGGCGGCGTGCGTGACGAATCCGAGATCCGGGGCCACCGCCGGACCTATATCGGCTCCATGCCCGGCAAGATCATCCAGGCGCTGAAGAAGGCCAAGACCACCAACCCGCTGATCCTGCTGGACGAGATCGACAAGATGGGTCAGGACTTCCGGGGCGACCCGGCCAGCGCCATGCTGGAGGTGCTGGACCCGGAGCAGAACTCGACCTTCGTCGACCACTATCTGGAGGTCGAGTACGACCTGTCCAACGTCATGTTCGTGACCACGGCCAACAGCTACAACATGCCCGGCCCGCTTCTGGACCGGATGGAGATCATCCCGCTCTCGGGCTATACCGAGGACGAGAAGCGCGAGATCGCGCGCGGTCACCTTCTGGACAAGCAGACCAAGGCCAACGGCCTGCGCAAGGGAGAGTTCAGCGTCACCGACGCGGCGCTGACCCACATGATCCGCTACTACACCCGCGAGGCCGGTGTCCGCTCGCTGGAGCGCGAGATCGCGAAGCTGGCCCGCAAGGCCGTGACCGAGATCCTCAAGGGCAAGGTCACCTCGGTCGAGGTGACCCCCGAGAAGGCCGAGGAGTACCTGGGCGTGCGCCGCCACCGCTACGGCCTTGCCGAGAAGGAGGATCAGGTCGGCGTCGTGACCGGCCTGGCCTGGACCTCGGTCGGCGGCGATCTGCTGCAGATCGAGGCGCTGCGCCTGCCGGGCAAGGGCCGGATGAAGACCACCGGCACGCTTGGCGACGTGATGAAGGAATCGATCGACGCGGCGAACAGCTTCGTGCGCTCGGTCGCGCCGGAGATCGGGGTCAGGCCCCCGGAATTCGACAAGCGCGACATCCATGTCCACGTCCCCGAGGGCGCCACGCCCAAGGACGGCCCCTCGGCGGGCGTCGCCATGGTGACCTCGGTCGTCTCGGTGATGACCGGCATCCCGGTCCGCAAGGACGTCGCCATGACCGGCGAGGTCACGCTGCGCGGCCATGTGCTGGCCATCGGGGGCCTGAAGGAAAAGCTGCTCGCCGCGCTGCGCGGCGGCATCAAGACGGTGCTGATCCCGCAGGACAATGAAAAGGACCTCGTCGAGATCCCGGACAACGTCAAGGAAGGGCTGACCATCATTCCGGTCAGCAATGTCCGCGAGGTGCTGCGCCACGCCTTGGTCCGCCAGCCGGTGGCGGTGGAATGGGACGAGGCCGCCGAGGAGGCGGCCGAGGCCGCCCGCATCTCGGGGCAGCGCCCGAATGACGGGGCCGGCAGCGCCGTCGCGCACTGA
- a CDS encoding aminotransferase class IV — translation MQIRIPGPIPDGLTVFETMRREADGRIVLWPLHLARLRRGCAAVGFPLDEARLAPALAALPQGAVLRTRLAVDGAGEVAVTHAPLPANPPLWRVILSDLRLDRDDPWLRLKSSRRPVYDVARAALPPGMDEALLMNTQGELCEGTITSLFLRQGDRLLTPPLDCGLLPGVLRESLLATGAAIEAVLHPEDLPRGELFCGNALRGLIPARLA, via the coding sequence GTGCAAATCCGCATTCCTGGCCCCATTCCCGACGGCCTGACCGTCTTCGAGACGATGCGCCGCGAGGCGGACGGGCGCATCGTCCTGTGGCCCCTGCATCTGGCACGGCTGCGGCGCGGCTGCGCGGCGGTGGGCTTTCCCTTGGACGAGGCGCGGCTGGCCCCTGCGCTGGCCGCCCTGCCGCAGGGCGCGGTGCTGCGGACCCGGCTGGCGGTGGACGGGGCCGGCGAGGTGGCCGTGACCCATGCGCCGCTGCCCGCCAACCCGCCCCTCTGGCGCGTGATCCTGTCGGACCTGCGCCTCGACCGGGACGACCCCTGGCTGCGCCTCAAGAGCAGCCGACGCCCGGTCTATGACGTCGCCCGCGCCGCCCTGCCGCCCGGGATGGACGAGGCGCTGCTGATGAATACCCAAGGCGAACTGTGCGAGGGCACGATCACCTCGCTGTTCCTGCGCCAAGGCGACCGTCTGCTGACCCCGCCGCTGGATTGCGGCCTTCTGCCGGGCGTCCTGCGCGAGAGCCTGCTGGCCACGGGCGCAGCCATCGAGGCCGTCCTGCATCCTGAGGACTTGCCAAGGGGAGAGCTATTCTGCGGCAACGCCCTGCGCGGCCTGATCCCTGCGCGGCTGGCCTGA
- a CDS encoding aminodeoxychorismate synthase component I translates to MIRFDHGPLGGGTQFTAPQTVIRADTAAGVGPALAAMQAATARGCWLAGYLSYELGHALTPRLADLMPDDRQMPLILMGVFDAPRPAPPLPPAEAVSIGAPRPLWDRARYDAAIAAVQDYIAAGDTYQINLTFPMEARVTGDPLAIYAALAARQPVGEGAFVDLGGPVILSRSPELFFAVDADGTIRTRPMKGTAPRGATPATDRAAALALQGSEKNRAENLMIVDLLRNDISRICHPGSVRVPQLFHIEQYATLHQMVSTVEGRMLPGTGLAQILGALFPCGSITGAPKIRSMQIIAELEQAPREVYCGAIGWVDPAGPMRFGVAIRSPWMVEPSLLRLNVGGGIVHDSDAASEWQEALCKSAFLAPFPTA, encoded by the coding sequence ATGATCCGCTTCGACCATGGCCCCTTGGGCGGGGGCACGCAGTTCACCGCGCCGCAGACGGTGATCCGCGCCGACACGGCGGCGGGGGTCGGTCCCGCGCTGGCCGCGATGCAGGCGGCCACCGCACGGGGCTGCTGGCTGGCGGGCTATCTGTCCTATGAGCTGGGCCATGCGCTGACCCCGCGCCTCGCCGACCTGATGCCCGACGACCGGCAGATGCCGCTGATCCTCATGGGCGTCTTCGACGCCCCGCGCCCCGCGCCGCCTTTGCCGCCGGCCGAGGCTGTGAGCATCGGCGCCCCGCGCCCGCTGTGGGACCGGGCGCGCTACGACGCGGCCATCGCGGCGGTGCAGGACTACATCGCGGCGGGCGACACCTATCAGATCAACCTGACCTTCCCGATGGAGGCCCGCGTGACGGGCGATCCGCTGGCGATCTATGCCGCGCTGGCGGCGCGCCAGCCGGTGGGCGAGGGGGCCTTTGTCGATTTGGGCGGCCCGGTGATCCTGTCGCGCAGCCCCGAGCTGTTCTTCGCCGTGGACGCCGACGGCACGATCCGCACGCGCCCCATGAAGGGCACCGCCCCGCGCGGCGCGACGCCCGCCACCGACCGCGCCGCCGCCCTGGCCCTGCAGGGGTCCGAGAAGAACCGCGCCGAGAACCTGATGATCGTCGATCTGCTGCGCAACGACATCAGCCGCATCTGCCATCCCGGAAGCGTCCGCGTCCCGCAGCTGTTCCATATCGAGCAGTATGCGACGCTGCACCAGATGGTCTCGACCGTCGAGGGGCGGATGCTGCCCGGCACCGGGCTGGCGCAGATCCTAGGCGCGCTGTTTCCCTGCGGCTCGATCACCGGGGCGCCCAAGATCCGGTCCATGCAGATCATCGCCGAACTGGAACAGGCCCCGCGCGAGGTCTATTGCGGGGCCATCGGATGGGTCGATCCGGCGGGGCCGATGCGCTTCGGCGTGGCGATCCGCTCTCCCTGGATGGTCGAACCCAGCCTCTTGCGGCTGAACGTGGGGGGCGGCATCGTCCATGACAGCGACGCCGCATCCGAATGGCAGGAGGCTTTGTGCAAATCCGCATTCCTGGCCCCATTCCCGACGGCCTGA
- a CDS encoding MBL fold metallo-hydrolase, giving the protein MCDPAKEPLQILAPNPSALTGPGTTTFLIGQDHVAVIDPGPDDADHLDAVARAGRDRIGHILVTHAHRDHSAGAARLSRLTGAPVLAYGDAQAGRAPLMARLAAGGLVAGGEGLDHDFAPDRLLADGEVIATPDWQLTALHTPGHAAGHLSFQWGAQIFCGDLVMGWSSTLISPPDGDLGDYLRSLDRLVALAPRRLRPTHGAAIEAPLLRLAELAHHRRARTTQILAALRQSSDSAQGLARRIYAVPDPLLPAAARNVLAHLIALAQLGAVDFPEEISERTIFSAA; this is encoded by the coding sequence ATGTGCGACCCCGCGAAAGAGCCGCTGCAGATCCTGGCCCCGAATCCCTCGGCCTTGACCGGGCCGGGCACGACGACCTTCCTGATCGGCCAGGACCATGTCGCGGTGATCGACCCCGGCCCCGACGACGCAGACCACCTGGACGCCGTCGCCCGGGCGGGCCGCGACCGCATCGGCCATATCCTGGTCACCCATGCGCATCGCGACCACAGCGCCGGCGCGGCCCGCCTGTCGCGGCTGACCGGGGCGCCGGTGCTGGCCTATGGCGATGCGCAGGCGGGACGCGCCCCCCTGATGGCCCGGCTGGCGGCGGGCGGGCTGGTCGCGGGGGGCGAGGGGCTGGATCACGATTTCGCGCCCGACCGCCTGCTGGCCGACGGGGAGGTGATCGCCACCCCCGACTGGCAGCTGACCGCGCTGCACACGCCCGGCCATGCCGCAGGCCATCTGAGTTTCCAGTGGGGCGCGCAGATCTTCTGCGGCGATCTGGTGATGGGCTGGTCCTCGACGCTGATCTCACCCCCCGACGGGGATCTGGGGGATTACCTGCGCTCGCTGGACCGGCTGGTCGCCTTGGCGCCGCGCCGCCTGCGTCCCACGCATGGCGCGGCGATCGAGGCCCCCCTGCTCCGCCTGGCCGAACTGGCCCATCATCGCCGCGCCCGCACCACGCAGATCCTGGCGGCCCTGCGCCAGTCCAGCGATTCCGCCCAAGGGCTGGCCCGGCGCATCTATGCGGTGCCCGATCCGCTGCTGCCCGCCGCCGCGCGCAACGTGCTGGCCCACCTGATCGCGCTGGCACAGCTGGGGGCCGTTGATTTTCCGGAGGAAATTTCCGAAAGAACGATTTTTTCGGCCGCATGA